In one Grus americana isolate bGruAme1 chromosome 1, bGruAme1.mat, whole genome shotgun sequence genomic region, the following are encoded:
- the CDX2 gene encoding homeobox protein CDX-2 has translation MYVSYLLEKDGPMYPGPVRHSGGLNLAAQNFVGAPQYADYGGYHVNLDSAQSPGPAWPAPYAAPLRDDWGAYGQGAPPAAGSVHGLNGGSPAAAMAYSPADYHHHHHHPHAHHHAGPAPHCSAGVMQPLNAANAAAAAPEPLSPGGQRRGLCDWMRKPAQPPLSSQVKTRTKDKYRVVYTDHQRLELEKEFHYSRYITIRRKAELASNLGLSERQVKIWFQNRRAKERKINKKKLQQAQPGGAEPLSPGVPLQGPSAGAAAAGLGPAAPQ, from the exons ATGTACGTGAGCTACCTCCTGGAGAAGGACGGGCCCATGTACCCCGGCCCGGTGCGACACTCGGGGGGACTCAACCTGGCGGCGCAGAACTTCGTGGGCGCCCCGCAGTACGCGGACTACGGCGGCTACCATGTCAACCTCGACAGCGCCCAGTCCCCCGGCCCGGCCTGGCCCGCGCCCTacgccgccccgctccgcgaCGACTGGGGCGCCTACGGCCAAGGGGCGCCGCCGGCCGCCGGCTCCGTCCACGGCCTCAAcggcggctccccggccgccgccATGGCCTACAGCCCCGCCgactaccaccaccaccaccaccacccgcACGCCCACCACCACGCCGGCCCCGCGCCCCACTGCTCCGCCGGGGTCATGCAGCCGCTCAACGCCGCCAacgccgccgctgccgcccccgAGCCGCTCTCCCCCGGCGGGCAGCGCCGCGGCCTCTGCGACTGGATGAGGAAGCCGGCGCAGCCCCCGCTCAGCAGCCAGG TTAAAACCAGGACGAAAGACAAGTACCGCGTCGTGTACACCGACCACCAGCggctggagctggagaaggagttTCACTACAGCCGCTACATCACCATCAGGAGGAAAGCGGAGCTGGCCTCCAACCTGGGGCTGTCGGAGAGGCAG GTGAAAATCTGGTTCCAGAACAGGCGGGCGAAGGAGAGGAAGATCAACaagaagaagctgcagcaggcGCAGCCCGGCGGCGCGGAGCCGCTCAGCCCCGGCGTCCCGCTGCAGGGTCCCtcggcgggggcggccgccgccgggcTGGGTCCCGCCGCCCCCCAGTGA